The Myxococcaceae bacterium JPH2 genome has a window encoding:
- the rimO gene encoding 30S ribosomal protein S12 methylthiotransferase RimO, which produces MEDTKSLYMMTLGCPKNRVDSEVMLGTLKNRGYSLVQDPAAAQVIVVNTCAFIGPAKQESVDSILEMAELKKSGACQTLVVTGCLSQRYGAELSKEMPEVDHFLGTSAYAQIGDLLAAEASPRQVIPDPDYIHDANTPRINSMPKYTAYLKISEGCDNACAFCIIPTLRGGQRSRPVADIVAEARQLADSGVQELNLVAQDLTAYGHDLPGKPKLHELLKELVKVDVKWIRLHYAYPRVFPDELIDVIATEPRIAKYLDMPVQHASDKLLLSMKRGRNSQFLKELLTKLRARVPGLVMRTSLIVGLPGETEEDFELLKEFVKEQRFQRLGVFQYSDEENTAAYDLPNKVPQKTIERRWREVMAIQKRINREQNKQLIGQRLTVLVEGPSAESEHLLVGRHEGQAPEIDGQVYINDGLAYPGEFVTVEVTEAHDYDLVARVVERPDPKQREHIAREAHPAPVPAKAMVRPPEPRPE; this is translated from the coding sequence GTGGAAGACACCAAGAGCCTCTACATGATGACCCTCGGCTGCCCGAAGAACCGGGTGGACTCCGAGGTGATGCTGGGCACGCTGAAGAACCGCGGCTACTCGCTGGTGCAGGACCCCGCCGCGGCCCAGGTCATCGTCGTCAACACGTGCGCGTTCATCGGGCCCGCCAAGCAGGAGTCCGTGGACTCCATCCTGGAGATGGCCGAGCTGAAGAAGTCCGGAGCGTGCCAGACGCTCGTCGTGACGGGCTGCCTGTCCCAGCGCTATGGCGCGGAGCTGTCCAAGGAAATGCCCGAGGTGGACCACTTCCTGGGCACCAGCGCCTACGCCCAGATTGGCGACCTGCTCGCCGCCGAGGCCTCGCCCCGGCAGGTCATTCCGGATCCGGACTACATCCACGACGCGAACACGCCGCGCATCAACTCGATGCCGAAGTACACGGCGTACCTCAAGATTTCCGAGGGCTGCGACAACGCCTGCGCCTTCTGCATCATCCCCACGCTGCGCGGCGGACAGCGCTCGCGGCCAGTGGCGGACATCGTCGCCGAGGCGCGGCAGCTCGCGGACAGCGGCGTGCAGGAGCTGAACCTCGTCGCGCAGGACCTCACGGCGTACGGGCATGATCTGCCGGGGAAGCCCAAGCTGCACGAGCTGCTCAAGGAGCTGGTGAAGGTGGACGTGAAGTGGATCCGCCTCCACTACGCCTACCCGCGCGTGTTCCCCGACGAGCTCATCGACGTGATTGCCACCGAGCCGCGCATCGCCAAGTACCTGGACATGCCGGTGCAGCACGCGAGCGACAAGCTGCTGCTGTCCATGAAGCGCGGCCGCAACTCGCAGTTCCTCAAGGAGCTGCTGACGAAGCTGCGCGCGCGCGTGCCGGGCCTGGTGATGCGCACCTCGCTCATCGTGGGCCTGCCGGGCGAGACGGAAGAGGACTTCGAGCTGCTGAAGGAGTTCGTGAAGGAGCAGCGCTTCCAGCGGCTCGGCGTCTTCCAGTACTCGGACGAGGAGAACACGGCCGCGTACGACCTGCCGAACAAGGTGCCGCAGAAGACCATCGAGCGCCGCTGGCGCGAGGTGATGGCCATCCAGAAGCGCATCAACCGCGAGCAGAACAAGCAGCTCATCGGGCAGCGGCTGACGGTGCTCGTCGAGGGCCCCAGCGCGGAGTCCGAGCACCTGCTGGTGGGCCGCCACGAGGGCCAGGCCCCGGAAATCGACGGGCAGGTCTACATCAACGACGGCCTGGCGTACCCGGGCGAGTTCGTCACCGTGGAGGTGACGGAGGCGCACGACTACGACCTGGTGGCGCGCGTGGTGGAGCGCCCGGACCCCAAGCAGCGGGAGCACATCGCCCGTGAGGCGCACCCCGCGCCCGTGCCGGCGAAGGCAATGGTCCGCCCCCCGGAGCCGCGGCCCGAGTAG